A portion of the Juglans microcarpa x Juglans regia isolate MS1-56 chromosome 1D, Jm3101_v1.0, whole genome shotgun sequence genome contains these proteins:
- the LOC121237594 gene encoding hydroxyproline O-galactosyltransferase GALT3 isoform X1 produces MKKWFGGMFVLALVMILVLRYSLMGIQPKKQSAYSFFKNHPAKESQKKDSGSIRSSEMQVKKVAKPSIKTPLVNIEGLSDLYASKNLSEKESKALLVWAHLRTLLSRSDALPGTAEGVKEASMAWNDLSSTIEKERSSKYSNTNSSKDRNCPYSVSTLDQTALNGVVILEIPCGLVEDSSITLVGIPDGHHGSFQIELVGSQLSGEPTPPIILHFNVSLPGDNMTEEPFIVQNTWTSEAGWGKEEKCPAHRSANIVKVDGLVLCNEQIVRSTVEENSNVSHPSSDMLNSVSRGSAHGSASFPFVEGNPFTATLWVGIEGFHMTVSGRHETSFAYREKLEPWSVSRVKVAGGLDLLSAFAKGLPVSEDNDLVIDVEHLKAPSVSRKRCVMLVGVFSTGNNFERRMALRRSWMQYEAVRSGDVAVRFFVGLHKNNQVNFELWREAQAYGDVQLMPFVDYYSLIALKTIAICILGTKVLPAKYIMKTDDDAFVRIDEVLSSLKGKAANGLLYGLISFESAPHRDKDSKWYISTEEWPHASYPPWAHGPGYIISRDIAKFIVRGHQERGLKLFKLEDVAMGIWIEQYKKNGQEVHYINDDRFFNAGCEQGYVLAHYQGPRKVLCLWEMLQKEHRAICCE; encoded by the exons ATGAAGAAGTGGTTTGGAGGCATGTTTGTCCTGGCTCTTGTTATGATCTTGGTTCTCCGTTACAGCCTTATGGGAATCCAGCCAAAGAAGCAGTCggcatatagtttttttaaaaaccatCCGGCCAAGGAGTCTCAGAAAAAGGACAGCGGCTCCATTAGATCTTCAGAAATGCAAGTGAAGAAAGTTGCAAAGCCATCAATAAAGACCCCACTTGTAAATATTGAAGGACTCAGTGATCTCTATGCTTCCAAGAATCTTTCTGAAAAAGAGTCAAAGGCCTTGCTTGTATGGGCTCACTTGCGTACACTACTGTCCAGATCTGATGCTCTGCCTGGAACAGCGGAAGGGGTTAAAGAGGCTTCCATGGCATGGAATGATTTGTCCTCAACAATTGAGAAGGAAAGATCCTCCAAGTACAGCAACACTAACAGCTCCAAAGATAGAAATTGTCCTTACTCTGTGAGTACACTTGATCAGACAGCGCTGAATGGTGTAGTCATTCTCGAGATCCCGTGCGGTTTAGTTGAGGATTCTTCCATTACTTTAGTTGGCATTCCTGATGGGCACCATGGAAGCTTTCAAATTGAACTTGTAGGCTCACAACTTTCTGGGGAGCCCACGCCTCCTATTATCTTACATTTCAATGTCAGTCTGCCTGGAGATAATATGACAGAAGAGCCGTTTATCGTTCAGAATACATGGACTAGTGAAGCTGGGTggggaaaagaggaaaaatgtcCTGCTCATAGGTCTGCTAACATTGTCAAAG TTGATGGACTCGTTCTTTGCAATGAGCAAATTGTCAGGAGCACTGTGGAAGAGAATTCAAATGTGAGTCATCCTAGTAGTGACATGTTGAACAGTGTTTCCCGGGGAAGTGCCCATGGAAGTGCTAGTTTCCCATTTGTTGAAGGGAATCCTTTTACTGCCACATTGTGGGTTGGTATAGAGGGGTTTCACATGACTGTGAGTGGAAGGCATGAAACGTCCTTTGCATATAGGGAG AAACTTGAGCCATGGTCAGTTAGCAGAGTCAAAGTAGCAGGTGGCTTGGATCTCTTATCTGCCTTTGCTAAAGGCTTGCCTGTTTCTGAAGATAATGATTTAGTTATTGATGTGGAGCATCTCAAGGCTCCATCAGTTTCCAGAAAAAGATGTGTAATGTTGGTTGGTGTGTTCTCAACTGGAAATAATTTTGAGCGTCGAATGGCACTGAGGCGGTCTTGGATGCAATATGAGGCTGTACGTTCAGGGGATGTGGCTGTTCGATTTTTTGTTGGCCTT CACAAGAACAACCAAGTCAATTTTGAGCTATGGAGAGAAGCTCAAGCATATGGGGATGTCCAGCTGATGCCCTTTGTTGACTATTACAGCTTGATCGCTTTGAAAACAATAGCAATTTGCATCCTGGGG ACCAAAGTTCTTCCTGCCAAATATATCATGAAAACAGATGATGATGCTTTTGTTAGGATTGATGAAGTTCTCTCTAGTCTCAAGGGAAAGGCAGCGAATGGCCTCTTGTATGGTCTTATTTCTTTTGAATCAGCACCCCATAGGGACAAAGACAGCAAATGGTATATTAGTACTGAG GAATGGCCCCATGCTTCATATCCTCCATGGGCCCATGGGCCAGGATATATTATCTCTCGAGACATCGCAAAATTCATTGTCCGTGGGCACCAGGAAAGAGGCCTTAAG CTTTTTAAACTGGAAGATGTGGCGATGGGCATATGGATTGAACAATATAAGAAGAACGGTCAAGAAGTGCATTACATAAATGATGATAGGTTTTTCAATGCCGGATGCGAACAGGGTTATGTTCTCGCACATTATCAAGGCCCAAGGAAGGTGTTGTGCCTTTGGGAGATGCTTCAGAAAGAGCACCGGGCCATTTGCTGCGAGTAA
- the LOC121237594 gene encoding hydroxyproline O-galactosyltransferase GALT3 isoform X2 — MGIQPKKQSAYSFFKNHPAKESQKKDSGSIRSSEMQVKKVAKPSIKTPLVNIEGLSDLYASKNLSEKESKALLVWAHLRTLLSRSDALPGTAEGVKEASMAWNDLSSTIEKERSSKYSNTNSSKDRNCPYSVSTLDQTALNGVVILEIPCGLVEDSSITLVGIPDGHHGSFQIELVGSQLSGEPTPPIILHFNVSLPGDNMTEEPFIVQNTWTSEAGWGKEEKCPAHRSANIVKVDGLVLCNEQIVRSTVEENSNVSHPSSDMLNSVSRGSAHGSASFPFVEGNPFTATLWVGIEGFHMTVSGRHETSFAYREKLEPWSVSRVKVAGGLDLLSAFAKGLPVSEDNDLVIDVEHLKAPSVSRKRCVMLVGVFSTGNNFERRMALRRSWMQYEAVRSGDVAVRFFVGLHKNNQVNFELWREAQAYGDVQLMPFVDYYSLIALKTIAICILGTKVLPAKYIMKTDDDAFVRIDEVLSSLKGKAANGLLYGLISFESAPHRDKDSKWYISTEEWPHASYPPWAHGPGYIISRDIAKFIVRGHQERGLKLFKLEDVAMGIWIEQYKKNGQEVHYINDDRFFNAGCEQGYVLAHYQGPRKVLCLWEMLQKEHRAICCE, encoded by the exons ATGGGAATCCAGCCAAAGAAGCAGTCggcatatagtttttttaaaaaccatCCGGCCAAGGAGTCTCAGAAAAAGGACAGCGGCTCCATTAGATCTTCAGAAATGCAAGTGAAGAAAGTTGCAAAGCCATCAATAAAGACCCCACTTGTAAATATTGAAGGACTCAGTGATCTCTATGCTTCCAAGAATCTTTCTGAAAAAGAGTCAAAGGCCTTGCTTGTATGGGCTCACTTGCGTACACTACTGTCCAGATCTGATGCTCTGCCTGGAACAGCGGAAGGGGTTAAAGAGGCTTCCATGGCATGGAATGATTTGTCCTCAACAATTGAGAAGGAAAGATCCTCCAAGTACAGCAACACTAACAGCTCCAAAGATAGAAATTGTCCTTACTCTGTGAGTACACTTGATCAGACAGCGCTGAATGGTGTAGTCATTCTCGAGATCCCGTGCGGTTTAGTTGAGGATTCTTCCATTACTTTAGTTGGCATTCCTGATGGGCACCATGGAAGCTTTCAAATTGAACTTGTAGGCTCACAACTTTCTGGGGAGCCCACGCCTCCTATTATCTTACATTTCAATGTCAGTCTGCCTGGAGATAATATGACAGAAGAGCCGTTTATCGTTCAGAATACATGGACTAGTGAAGCTGGGTggggaaaagaggaaaaatgtcCTGCTCATAGGTCTGCTAACATTGTCAAAG TTGATGGACTCGTTCTTTGCAATGAGCAAATTGTCAGGAGCACTGTGGAAGAGAATTCAAATGTGAGTCATCCTAGTAGTGACATGTTGAACAGTGTTTCCCGGGGAAGTGCCCATGGAAGTGCTAGTTTCCCATTTGTTGAAGGGAATCCTTTTACTGCCACATTGTGGGTTGGTATAGAGGGGTTTCACATGACTGTGAGTGGAAGGCATGAAACGTCCTTTGCATATAGGGAG AAACTTGAGCCATGGTCAGTTAGCAGAGTCAAAGTAGCAGGTGGCTTGGATCTCTTATCTGCCTTTGCTAAAGGCTTGCCTGTTTCTGAAGATAATGATTTAGTTATTGATGTGGAGCATCTCAAGGCTCCATCAGTTTCCAGAAAAAGATGTGTAATGTTGGTTGGTGTGTTCTCAACTGGAAATAATTTTGAGCGTCGAATGGCACTGAGGCGGTCTTGGATGCAATATGAGGCTGTACGTTCAGGGGATGTGGCTGTTCGATTTTTTGTTGGCCTT CACAAGAACAACCAAGTCAATTTTGAGCTATGGAGAGAAGCTCAAGCATATGGGGATGTCCAGCTGATGCCCTTTGTTGACTATTACAGCTTGATCGCTTTGAAAACAATAGCAATTTGCATCCTGGGG ACCAAAGTTCTTCCTGCCAAATATATCATGAAAACAGATGATGATGCTTTTGTTAGGATTGATGAAGTTCTCTCTAGTCTCAAGGGAAAGGCAGCGAATGGCCTCTTGTATGGTCTTATTTCTTTTGAATCAGCACCCCATAGGGACAAAGACAGCAAATGGTATATTAGTACTGAG GAATGGCCCCATGCTTCATATCCTCCATGGGCCCATGGGCCAGGATATATTATCTCTCGAGACATCGCAAAATTCATTGTCCGTGGGCACCAGGAAAGAGGCCTTAAG CTTTTTAAACTGGAAGATGTGGCGATGGGCATATGGATTGAACAATATAAGAAGAACGGTCAAGAAGTGCATTACATAAATGATGATAGGTTTTTCAATGCCGGATGCGAACAGGGTTATGTTCTCGCACATTATCAAGGCCCAAGGAAGGTGTTGTGCCTTTGGGAGATGCTTCAGAAAGAGCACCGGGCCATTTGCTGCGAGTAA